The following are from one region of the Sardina pilchardus chromosome 4, fSarPil1.1, whole genome shotgun sequence genome:
- the col28a2a gene encoding collagen, type XXVIII, alpha 2a, with protein MMPHTLTGLLLLAGLGALAQDHYGDRSGTKRTRTKFLTGNTVQTLQSGREAILDEDCSVELAFLVDSSESAKENHEKEKRFAIDVAERLPSIRLKSGRRLSGKVALLQYSSHVLIEQTFSQWRGIDNFRTRILPIAYIGHGTYTTFAITNMTKMFEAESGPAAIKVAVLLTDGVSHPRNPDIFSATADAKNQGVKFFMVGITRAANEPANVAQLRLLASSPASRFLLNLQDQDIVEKILTEIAELAEDGCPLAQTCTCEKGERGPSGPAGKKGRSGDDGAPGLKGQKGEGGIPGLSGREGSEGKPGYNGEKGERGECGTPGIKGDRGPEGPVGTRGSRGLQGLPGPHGDIGPEGIQGKKGERGPAGPSGLQGESGIGLPGPKGDLGFQGRPGPPGSQGIGESGPPGPQGPQGVQGEKGPQGEGFPGPKGDRGVEGPKGPRGQSGIGIKGDKGEFGPPGFPGPSGLTGVGIQGEKGVEGPRGPPGGRGSPGEGLPGPKGDQGLPGEFGAPGERGVGEPGAKGEPGAAGFGGLPGLPGEDGAPGQKGEPGLSGLRGPEGAAGVGIQGEKGDQGQRGVRGLTGPPGISGPSGSKGEPGVPGRLGMPGLPGRAIAGVKGDVGPQGPAGPVGETGYGLPGPKGDRGGPGPAGPYGAKGEGYPGPMGPPGLPGLPGESGPEGIGFPGPKGDVGFRGLPGLPGPSGEGLPGPQGSIGRPGPLGPAGPPGEGLQGPKGDLGSQGISGPRGPPGEGFPGPKGDRGLQGERGNKGVKGDLGDPGHSGEAGRPGIKGEAGLTREDIIKLIKEICGCGIKCKERPMELVFVIDSSESVGPENFEIIKDFVTALVDRVTVGRNATRIGMVLYSLDVHLEFNLARYTTKQDVKQAIRKMPYMGEGTYTGTAIRLAAKDAFYSTRTGVRKVAIVITDGQTDKREPVKLDIAVREAHAANIEMYALGIVNSSDPTQAEFLRELNLIASDPDSEHMFLIDDFNTLPALESQLVNQFCEDENGALIYNRVTNGYTNGHGTNGNGQNGYNVYGNNGYGTNYNYEDGTVEKNPVLTPESYGRGRGDTFSLPINSGPAPAQVHKTFNFTTGEDLDLPHRGTIPIVNKTVQPIQPVVSGREDTLSRGTSSSSSSSSSTGVSGSTTYIEPDTPPVLISQRLPTDGRCDLALSQGSCREYVIRWYYDKQANACAQFWYGGCDGNDNRFDSEEECKNLCVYGRTVG; from the exons ATGATGCCCCACACTCTGACTGGGCTCCTGCTGCTGGCAGGACTGGGCGCTCTGGCTCAGGATCACTATGGGGACAGATCAGGGACCAAGAGGACCAGGACCAAATTCCTGACTGGAAACACAGTGCAGACACTCCAAAGTGGAAGAG AAGCCATACTGGATGAGGACTGCAGCGTGGAGCTTGCCTTCCTGGTGGACAGCTCGGAGAGCGCCAAAGAGAACCACGAGAAGGAGAAGCGCTTCGCCATTGACGTGGCCGAGAGGCTGCCCAGCATCCGGCTGAAGTCGGGCCGCAGGCTGAGCGGCAAGGTGGCCCTGCTGCAGTACAGCAGTCACGTGCTCATCGAGCAGACCTTCAGCCAGTGGCGCGGCATCGACAACTTCAGGACGCGCATCCTGCCCATCGCCTACATCGGCCATGGAACCTACACCACCTTCGCCATCACCAACATGACCAAGATGTTCGAGGCCGAGTCAGGACCCGCCGCCATCAAGGTGGCCGTGCTGCTGACCGACGGCGTGTCGCACCCACGCAACCCGGACATCTTCTCGGCCACGGCTGACGCCAAAAACCAGGGGGTGAAGTTCTTCATGGTGGGCATCACCCGCGCTGCCAATGAGCCGGCCAACGTGGCCCAGCTGCGTCTCCTGGCCAGCTCGCCCGCCTCACGCTTCCTCCTCAACCTCCAGGACCAGGACATTGTCGAGAAGATCCTGACAGAGATT GCCGAATTGGCTGAAGATGGG TGTCCTTTGGCCCAGACGTGTACTtgtgagaagggagagaggggaccCAGTGGTCCAGCG GGCAAGAAGGGTCGTTCAGGTGATGATGGCGCCCCCGGACTCAAAGGACAAAAG GGTGAAGGTGGGATTCCGGGACTTTCCGGCCGAGAAGGATCAGAG ggCAAACCTGGTTACAACGGAGAGAAG GGAGAGCGAGGTGAATGCGGAACTCCGGGAATCAAAGGAGACAGG GGACCTGAGGGACCTGTTGGCACAAGGGGATCCAGAGGACTGCAG GGTTTACCAGGCCCGCATGGTGACATTGGACCTGAGGGAATACAGGGAAAGAAG GGGGAGCGAGGCCCTGCTGGCCCATCTGGATtgcagggagagagtgggattgGTCTACCTGGACCAAAG GGTGACCTAGGTTTCCAGGGGAGACCAGGGCCTCCTGGGTCTCAGGGGATCGGCGAGTCAGGCCCACCT GGGCCTCAAGGGCCACAGGGTGTCCAAGGCGAAAAAGGACCTCAGGGGGAGGGCTTCCCAGGACCAAAG GGAGACCGCGGCGTGGAGGGGCCGAAGGGGCCCCGTGGACAGTCGGGCATTGGAATCAAAGGGGACAAG GGAGAGTTTGGACCACCTGGTTTTCCTGGCCCTTCAGGGCTTACTGGTGTTGGTATCCAAGGTGAGAAG GGTGTAGAGGGTCCCAGAGGTCCACCAGGAGGTAGAGGGTCACCAGGAGAGGGCTTACCTGGGCCTAAG GGCGACCAGGGCCTGCCAGGAGAATTTGGAGCTCCCGGTGAGAGGGGAGTTGGAGAGCCTGGAGCAAAG GGAGAGCCGGGCGCCGCCGGATTTGGAGGATTACCTGGGCTTCCTGGAGAGGATGGCGCTCCTGGACAGAAG GGCGAGCCTGGGCTTTCTGGTCTCAGAGGGCCTGAGGGAGCAGCAGGAGTTGGCATCCAGGGTGAAAAG GGAGACCAAGGGCAGCGGGGTGTCCGAGGGTTGACTGGACCACCTGGGATAAGTGGCCCCTCTGGATCAAAG GGAGAGCCTGGTGTGCCAGGAAGACTTGGAATGCCGGGACTGCCAGGACGTGCCATTGCAGGGGTTAAG GGTGACGTCGGTCCGCAAGGACCTGCTGGGCCCGTGGGTGAGACTGGGTATGGATTACCAGGTCCAAAG GGTGATCGTGGCGGTCCTGGCCCAGCTGGTCCATATGGTGCCAAAGGAGAGGGCTACCCTGGTCCAATG GGTCCTCCTGGTCTTCCTGGACTTCCAGGAGAGTCTGGACCTGAGGGAATTGGCTTTCCAGGACCTAAG GGTGATGTTGGCTTCCGAGGCCTGCCAGGTCTTCCAGGTCCTTCAGGGGAGGGTCTACCAGGACCACAG GGTTCTATTGGACGACCAGGCCCATTGGGCCCTGCTGGACCCCCAGGGGAAGGCTTGCAAGGCCCCAAG GGTGACCTGGGAAGTCAGGGAATATCTGGACCAAGGGGGCCACCAGGAGAAGGTTTCCCAGGCCCAAAG GGTGACAGAGGCCTGCAGGGCGAGAGGGGAAACAAAGGAGTTAAGGGAGATCTGGGCGACCCCGGACATTCTGGCGAGGCT GGAAGACCAGGAATAAAAGGAGAAGCAGGACTCACT CGGGAGGATATCATCAAACTGATCAAGGAGATCTGCG GATGCGGTATCAAGTGCAAGGAGAGGCCCATGGAGTTGGTGTTTGTCATCGACAGCTCAGAGAGTGTGGGCCCAGAGAACTTCGAGATCATCAAAGACTTCGTCACAGCGCTCGTCGACCGCGTCACTGTGGGAAGGAACGCAACCCGCATCGGCATGGTTCTCTACAGTCTGGACGTCCACCTGGAGTTCAACCTGGCGCGGTACACCACCAAGCAGGACGTCAAGCAGGCCATCAGGAAGATGCCCTACATGGGTGAAGGCACCTACACTGGCACTGCCATCCGTTTAGCCGCCAAGGACGCCTTCTACAGCACCCGTACTGGGGTCAGGAAAGTGGCCATTGTTATCACGGACGGACAGACCGACAAGAGAGAGCCCGTCAAGCTGGACATTGCTGTGCGGGAGGCTCATGCTGCCAACATTGAGATGTACGCCCTGGGGATTGTCAACAGCTCAGACCCGACCCAGGCTGAGTTCCTGCGTGAGCTCAATCTGATCGCCTCAGACCCAGACAGCGAACACATGTTCCTCATTGATGACTTCAACACCCTGCCAG CTCTGGAATCGCAGCTTGTGAACCAATTCTGTGAGGATGAGAATGGCGCCCTCATCTACAACCGCGTCACTAACGGCTATACCAATGGCCACGGCACCAATGGAAATGGACAAAACGGGTATAATGTCTATGGGAACAATGGCTATGGGACCAACTATAACTATGAGGACGGGACAGTGGAGAAGAATCCAGTCCTCACGCCTGAGAGCTACGGCAGAGGCCGAGGAgacaccttctctctccccatcaacTCTGGCCCAGCCCCTGCCCAGGTACACAAAACCTTCAACTTTACCACA GGAGAAGATCTGGACCTACCACACCGTGGCACGATACCTATTGTAAACAAGACGGTTCAACCTATACAGCCAGTTGTTTCTGGGAGGGAAGATACCCTCTCCAGAGGAACAagttcatcatcatcttcatcatcatcaactgGAGTTTCGGGGTCCACCACATATATAGAGCCAGATACACCTCCTGTATTGATCTCAC AGAGGCTCCCTACAGATGGTCGTTGTGACCTGGCTTTGAGTCAGGGCAGCTGCAGAGAGTATGTCATTCGCTGGTATTATGACAAACAGGCCAATGCTTGTGCACAGTTCTGGTATGGTGGTTGTGATGGCAATGACAACCGTTTTGACTCAGAGGAGGAGTGTAAGAACTTATGTGTCTATGGACGGACAG TTGGTTAA
- the zgc:172182 gene encoding coiled-coil domain-containing protein 89, with protein sequence MASPQKHSKDLKIMITDTKQDMDDVYKALEKLRSLSQEDRAETGMLRSRIDEQSNLICILKQRADEMLLRCQALDKINAELETLRDAVQAELDNEKKRSSLLEQRFMHLAANHQELIKFKDEYKQQNAVLTEENKRLREENETLFCKELQEKELIILSLTKELKELAQQHMRLEAEYQEKTAVFQGKLKELMNQHQTKEAVLQHELQDTQEQLKNAVDMCAELDLRLKLSQDRDNLHEVKVQEKIEALTKEKEELLDLSMQRGKIIQDRQVEILELENKCLQAENARIAAEDRFATEVSSVNANLKVKELQLALDAAEKAYGDIKKDFEAYKKHSFDLLAKERELNAKLRHVTG encoded by the exons ATGGCATCGCCCCAGAAACACTCAAAAGACCTCAAGATAATGATCACGGACACCAAGCAG GACATGGATGATGTGTACAAGGCACTGGAAAAACTCCGCAGTTTGTCCCAAGAGGATCGAGCAGAAACAGGCATGCTGCGATCAAGAATAGACGAGCAATCCAATTTGATTTGCATCCTGAAACAAAGAGCTGATGAGATGCTTCTCCGGTGTCAAGCTTTAGACAAAATCAATGCTGAACTTGAGACCTTACGTGATGCCGTACAAGCTGAACTTGACAATGAAAAGAAGCGGTCCTCGCTGCTAGAGCAGCGGTTCATGCACCTGGCCGCAAACCATCAAGAGCTGATCAAATTTAAAGACGAGTACAAACAACAGAATGCTGTGTTGACTGAAGAAAACAAACGTCTTCGGGAGGAAAACGAAACTCTGTTTTGTAAAGAATTGCAAGAGAAAGAGTTAATCATTTTGTCATTAACCAAGGAATTAAAGGAGCTTGCTCAGCAACACATGCGATTAGAGGCCGAGTACCA GGAAAAAACAGCTGTGTTCCAAGGGAAGTTAAAGGAGCTTATGAACCAACATCAGACCAAGGAGGCAGTTTTGCAACATGAATTACAAGACACTCAAGAGCAACTGAAGAATGCAGTTGACATGTGTGCAG AACTGGACCTTAGATTGAAACTGTCACAAGACAGAGACAACTTACATGAGGTTAAAGTGCAGGAGAAAATTGAAGCTTTAACTAAGGAGAAAGAAGAACTATTGGATTTGTCTATGCAGAGAGGAAAAATTATACAG GACAGACAAGTTGAGATACTGGAGCtggaaaataaatgtttgcaagCAGAAAATGCCAGGATTGCGGCAGAAGACCG GTTTGCGACAGAGGTGTCGTCAGTAAATGCCAATCTGAAAGTGAAGGAACTTCAGCTTGCCCTTGACGCTGCTGAGAAGGCATATGGCGATATCAAGAAG GATTTTGAAGCGTATAAAAAGCACAGCTTTGATCTACTTGCAAAGGAGAGGGAGCTAAATGCCAAGCTACGCCATGTGACTGGTTGA